Part of the bacterium genome, TCACAAATTATTGTTTTCCTTGAGCATGAAACAAGCAGCTGGCATGATCTTGAAAAATCTTTTCAGGAACATAATTTTATTGTCATACATGCAGACAATTTTAAGGAAGTTATACGCCTTATTGAAAATGATAAACCTGATGCAGTAATAATTGACTGGAAGCACGGGAGGGGAATTGTGCAGTCCATTATAAAACAGGTAAATGTGTTCAATAAAAATAGTGTTCTTGTTGTACGTGCATTGAATCTAAGTTATAATGATCAAATTTCTTTGCTTGAACAAGGCATAGATGAATGTTTTGATGAATCTTTAAACGGGGATCTTGTTGTTGCCAAGATATCCGCATTGATGAGAAGAGTGAGTTTTGTTAAAGAAGAGCCCAGAACTCTCAGAGCAAAGGATGTTATTATAAACC contains:
- a CDS encoding response regulator transcription factor, with amino-acid sequence MKSQIIVFLEHETSSWHDLEKSFQEHNFIVIHADNFKEVIRLIENDKPDAVIIDWKHGRGIVQSIIKQVNVFNKNSVLVVRALNLSYNDQISLLEQGIDECFDESLNGDLVVAKISALMRRVSFVKEEPRTLRAKDVIINLDTQQVIKGNRKIELTFTQFKILYLLASKRDYVFTRDEILTKVWGENSYVTDRTVDVHVKRLREKLGERNKSSDYIQTIHGLGYRFA